CTCAGTATTGTCTCGAGAACTTTTGTCCAGGTGCTCTAAAGTTATTGCCAGTTCATTTTCTAATGCGTCGAGACTACTGCTACCGGCGCCAGCGCCCCGCCCCCCGGAAGTACCGGTTACATCTTCAGGGGAGGACAAGCTCACACGCCCACCCACTTCCTCTGAACTTTCTTCGTAGGACGATATCGACTTACTGCCTTCAAGTTGAGCGCCAGCCACGCCCAAGTTCGACTCAGAGCCTCCGGTCCACTGCGAATTCTGCACAGCGACTTCGCTCACCGCCTGCCGTTTGGAGTATTCAACAATTTGTTCGCGGTCTGGCACCCGAAGAATTTGGCCTTTTCGCAACAAATTGATGTTGTTGTTAATAAATGCTTCTGGATTTAAGCGTTGGATAGCCAGCATGGTCTGCTGAATTGATACGGCTCGATCAGGTCTAACGCGAGAGGCAATTTCCCACAACGTATCATTGGCCTTAACCGGCCCATATGAATCGTCTGCGTAGGACTCCGCTGACGCACTGCCCTGATAGCTCGAAGCGGTGCTTTGTTGAGTAACGCTAGGACGACTAGGAGCCTCATCAAAGTTTGAACGAGGATTGTAATTTGATGGCTTTCTTGTATCGGCGGCAGGTGAAGCCCCTAGTGCAATAGTATTCTGCTGTTGCACTTGCTGGGATTGCGCACCGGTTACCGGAGCGGCCTGTTGATCGGAAAAAACAGGCAGGTCCATTAACAACGTATATTCTCGAAGAAGACGACCGCTGGGCCATTGCGCCTGAAGAACAAAGTTAACGAAGGGTTCACGAACCTGCTTTTGAGAAGTAACGAGAATAACCGGGCCGTTGGGGCCATTCAATTCCACTTTAAACTTCAAATTGGTTAGAAAGTATGGGCGGTCTACGCCAACACGCTCAAAATCTTCAGGAGAAGCCAAGCCTACAAGAATTTCACTGACTGTGAGATCCCTAGCTTGCAGCAACTGAATTTCGGCGTTCAGTGGCTGATTCAATGAGGATTTAAGGGTTATTTCACCAAGCCCCAACGCAAAAACCGACGGCGATACAACAATCGCAATCGTGGTCAGGAGCAAAGCCAGTATTCGACGACCCATAAGAGAATCCTTGTAATATTAAACCAGAATGGCGCGCATTACTTCTTGCGAAATAGCACCCAATTCTGGACTGCAGTACCCTCGGTCTTACCCTCGGCCCGAAAACCTCGAATAATCTTTCAGTATTGGTCGTAAGTATTCATTATAAATAGGTTTTTTTCAACTTCTAGGCTATTGAAAAGCCCCTAATAGGGCACAATTTGATGACGAAAATAGGGTTCGGCGCCAAATTAACGCCTACTTTTTAACCGATTTTTGTTCTGCTGTACTATTTTTTAACCATCAGCTTGTTGCTCCCCACCAACAAAAAGGCCCGAGCAATTCGCTCGAGCCCATTTCTCGCGGCTTCGATTCTACGCGAATTATTGCTCGCGTAGTATTTTTAGCATCCTGCGAAGCGGTTCTGCCGCCCCCAAAGCAACTGGTCGCCCACTGTAAATGCTGAAAGGTACTCTGGCCCCATCGACATTTTTCGCAGCCTGCCTACGGGTATAGCGAGCGTGCCCGTAACTTTAGTAGGGGTTAGCTCCTGCAGTGTGATATC
Above is a genomic segment from Teredinibacter franksiae containing:
- a CDS encoding type IV pilus assembly protein FimV, which codes for MGRRILALLLTTIAIVVSPSVFALGLGEITLKSSLNQPLNAEIQLLQARDLTVSEILVGLASPEDFERVGVDRPYFLTNLKFKVELNGPNGPVILVTSQKQVREPFVNFVLQAQWPSGRLLREYTLLMDLPVFSDQQAAPVTGAQSQQVQQQNTIALGASPAADTRKPSNYNPRSNFDEAPSRPSVTQQSTASSYQGSASAESYADDSYGPVKANDTLWEIASRVRPDRAVSIQQTMLAIQRLNPEAFINNNINLLRKGQILRVPDREQIVEYSKRQAVSEVAVQNSQWTGGSESNLGVAGAQLEGSKSISSYEESSEEVGGRVSLSSPEDVTGTSGGRGAGAGSSSLDALENELAITLEHLDKSSRDNTE